TCTCTGAATTTGAGAAACTTTTGGTGGTTATCTCAATCTCTTCTATTGTATATTTCCTATAGCAGATATCATTCCGAGACAGATCATTTAATGCTAGATTCTTTTCTTCTGTCTCTCGCTTGGCCTTCAACTCCGCATACTTTCTTCTTTTCGCTTCTATCTCAGCCAACCTTTGTGATTTTTGAGCAGCTTCAACGGCTGCTCTGCCCTTAGCTTTTTCCATCTCAGCCATAGCAAGAGCTGCCTCTTCAGAAATACGGGCTTGTTTGAACCTACTAGCTTCTTCCACTTTCCATTGATGAAGCTCTTTAGCCTGAAAACTTAGAAGACATTACATTATGTAGATTACCAAAAAAATGACATTCTGTAAATTCTATAATGCGACAAACGAGACTCAGCCTGAAACATGCAAAATTTATCCTAGGATAATTAAGAAGAGGGAGATAGATAATCAATAAAGACTTCTTATGAGCTTGAAATCATTACTTTCCAATTTTGTGTTTTGGAGGGCCTTGTGTGGGATCAGAGACACAGTAACAGCTTTTTCAGAGACTTTCACATGATGATGGAAAATGCAAATAATACTTCTTAATTTACACATTGACTTTGATTATATGTGTCTTTACCATTATGCTTTGTGAACAATCTTGATCTTATGGTTTTGCTTGGAAGATACCTACCTAAGAATTGCAAAATGCTGCCATGTGGTCCTGGCATTGGTTACCCCAGAATATTTAGAGTTTTCACACTCAGAAAAAGATTGTTCACTTTCTAAGAGATCCCGCACTCAAGCATCATAAGGAGTATCATGTTAAATTTACTAAACAAGTTCAGCATGATCTAATCTAAATATCTTCCttgttttaaaaaaagtcaATGTAACAAGTGACTGAACATTCACTTCCACATATGCTACTCCCTTTTGTTTGAAACTGAAGTAGGCTCCCCCTTCTTTGGCGATAAGGCTCATctgtcttattttcttttttagtctCTTTAAAAGAGAGTGTTactttctatatttagtaactCTTGAATTCTAGCATTCTATGTGTCATatttaagatcacaaaattCATTGGGCGTATTTTAGTATATTATACACATTAGTTTCAAatcacaagattaaaaaatcttttttacttTCACAAACTTTGTGACAAGTCAAAAACTAAGACACGGAAATAAAATGAATAGTAAACTTTAAGAAACACGATTTTCGGCATCATTAGCCTTATTAGTGCGGAAATCAAATGTTAGTGGGAGTGGTAGCCACATTTGTTGAAATTAATAGTCAAATTTTGGTGAAAGTTGGTAGCCAAACTTTGTAGAAATTGTCTTTCACTTTTGTTCAAATTGTTAGTCAAATATTGGTGAATGTTGGCAACCTAACTTTGTAGAAATTGGTTGTCACATTTATGTCAATTAAGAGGTTTAAAATCTCTATAAATAGAGTAGCATTTGAACATTTGAAAGAACACCAAAATAGAGAGAGCAATACAGAGCATATAGAGTAATCCACAAACTATTTCTTAGTTGTGTGAAATAAAAGAGTGTTATTCTTATAAAAGAGTAGTCATCTTTTGATACTATCAAGTTGTCATCActattattatatcatatttaccCCTTTATAATATTTGGTGTCGTTGTTACTCTCTTGTTATTAACTGTTATTTAGTGTGAATATTATCATAAGTGAGATTATCATTTTCCCAACAtcgtggtatcagagccatggCAAATAATAGTCCACTATCCTTTAAATACTCCCTTCTTACAgaagaaaattatgaaaaaaatggtGTCTACGAATGAAAGTCATTCTTGTCTCTCAAGATGTTTGGGACATTGTTGACAAAGGTTATATAAAACCCGCTAATGAGGAAACTTTGTCCCAAAATGAAAAGGTGGTCTTGTCAAAGACAAGGAAGAAAGATCAACAGGCCCTCACTCTCATCCACTAGTGGTTGGATGATGGCATGTTTGAGAAGGTGGCTGATACAACCACCTCAAAAGAAGCTTGGgagatttttataaaattctCTCCAATGAGTTGGTAAAGTAAAGAAGATAAAACTTCAAATTCTAAGGGctgattttgatgttttaaaaatgaaagaatcCGAATCCATTTCGGATTTCTGTTCAAGATTGATGGTCGTTGTGGATCAACTAAGAAGGTATGAGCAGAAAGTAGATGACGTGTGTGTGGTATAAAAGATCACTCGCTCTTTAACACCGAAATTTGATTATGTGGTGTGTGCTATTGAGGAGTCAAAAGATTTAGACTCTATGACGGTAGAGCAATTGGAAGGTTCTTTGCAAGCCCATGaagaaaagatgaaaaggaGAAAAGAAGAGTCACTAGAGCAACTTCTTAAAACTCAGGCATCCTTCAAAGATTTAGAAGGTGTAAAAAGTTATAGAGGAAATGGGAAATGGCGAGGCCATGGCGGTCGTGGTGGCCGTGGAAGAGGAAGAAGTTATATTCACAAATTCAACAATGAAGATAAAAGCCATCAATCATTCAGAGGTCATGGTCGTAGACAACGAGGATGTAAAGGACGTGGAGCTTATCAAGGTACCTATGAAATGAGGTAtaacaaatttaaaattgagTGTTATAACTGTCATAAACTTGGACATTAGTCTTGGAAATGTCGTAGCAATGTTGAAGAGAAAGCTAACCTTGTTGACAACAAAAAGGATAAAGATAGTCAATACTGTTAATGGCACTTAAAGAAGAAGATACAAATGATTGCAGTTCATGGTATCTTGACAATGGAGCAAGGAATCACATGTGTGGAAACAAAGACAAATTTGTAGAGATAAAGAAGATGGTGAAAGGTAATATGTCTTTTGGAGATACCTCAAAGATCCAAATTGAAGGGATAGGTACGATTTTGATATCTTGTAAAGATGGTGTCCATAAATTGATTAATGAGGTTTACTatgtatcaaaattaaaaagtaataTTTTGAGTTTGGGTCAACTTCTTGAAAAAGGATATGATATTCATATGAAAAATATGCATCTCTGGCTTAGAGATTCAAGTAAAAATTTAATTGCTAAAGTGAATATGGCAAAGAATATGTTGTTTCCTTTAAATATTAAGACCATTGCTGCAAAGTGTTTGAAGGCTAATCTGCAAGATGACTCATGATTTTGGCACATGCGATTTGGGTACTTGAATTTTGAAGCACTCAGATCAATGGGCGAAAAGAACATGGTTGATGGAATTCCATCAATCAACCATCTCAATCAGTTGTGTGAAGCTTGTCATCTTGGAAAACACGCAAGGAGGAGTTTGCTAAAAAGGCCAAGTCAAGAGCAACCAAGTCACTCCATCTTGTACACACCGATATGTGTGATCCAATCGATCCACCTTCGTTTGGTAATAGTAAATACTTCTTgatctttattgatgatttcagtAGAAAGACTTGGGTAtatttcttgaagaaaaaatcaaaaaattgtgtttctttcaaaaatttcaaagcaCTTGTACAATAAGTAATTGGCTATGAAATAAAAGCATTGAGGTCTGGTAGAGGAGGCGTATTCACTTCAAAAGAATTTAATGACTTTAGTCAATCTAATGGAATTTGTCGCCCTCTAACGGTACGTTACTCACCCCAACAAAATGGAGTTGCAGAAAGAAAGAATAGAGCAATTCTTAATATGGCTAGATGTATGTTGAAAGCTAAAAGTATGCCAAAAGAATTTTGGGCCGAGGTTGTTTCTTGTGCAATTTATTTGAGCAACAAGTCTCCAACAAGAAATGTGTGAGATCAAACGCTTCAAGAGGTATGGAGCGAAAGAAATCCAAGTGTCAAGCACTTGAGAATCTTTGGAAGCATAGCCTATGCTCATGTTTCACATTAAGGGAGAGCTAAACTTGATGATGGAAGTGTCAAGTATGTGTTTGTTGACTATGACATGAGTTCAAAAGGTTATAAGTTATACAACCCAAACAATAATAAGGTGGTGGTGAGTTGTGATGTTGAATTAGATGAAGATGCGGCATGGAATTGGGAGACTcaggaagaaagaaaatatgattttCTTCCATACTTTGGAGATGAAGAAGAATAGGAGATCATGGCACCTACACTAGATGTTACCCCACCTACTTCAACAGCAAATATTTTATCTCCGTCTACTCAAGAGAGTTCAAGTGAAAGGCCGCATAGGATGCGAAGCATCCAAGAACTTTATGATAACACAGAAGAAGTtactaattttgattttttgtgtTGTATCTTTGTTGATAGTGAATCAATGAATTTTCATGAAACTGTTACAGACAAGAGGTGGAGTCAATCCATGGAAGAGGAAATCCATTCAATCAAAAAGAACAACACTTGGGAATTAACAACTCTTCCCAAGGATCATCGATCAATTAGAGTCAAATGGGTATACAAGGCAAAGAAAAATGTGCATGGAgaagtagaaaaaatataaggcaagacttgtggttAAAGGTTAAAAACAAAGGCATGGCATGGACTACGAGGAGGTCTATGCACCCTTTGCTCGCATAGAGATGATTCGGCTGCTGATTTCTTTGGCAGCGCAAATGGAGTGGAAAATCCATCAACTAGATGTCAAATCAACATTCTTAAATAGATATCTTGAACAGGAAGATTATGTTGAACAACCATTGGGTTTTGtgataaaaaaatcatgaagatAAGGTGTTGAGGTTGAATAAAGCCTTATATGGGTTGAAGCAAGCTTCAAGAGCGCGGAATAGTCGCATTGACAAGTACTTTCAAGATAATGGATTTACTCGTTGTCTCCATGAATATGATCTTTACATTAAAATTCACACTAATTGAGATATTATGCTTGTTTTTctttatgttgatgatcttaTTCTGACGGGTAATAACTAGTTTTGTTTGAAGATTTCAAGAAAGCTATGttccttgagtttgagatgaCGGACATAGGGCTCATGTCATATTACTTGGGCCTAGAAGTGATACAAATAGAGGAAGGCATCTTCATATCTCAAGAAAGATATACAAAGGAGATTTTGAAGAGTTCAACATGTTCGATTGCAACCCTATGAACACCCCAATGAAAAGTGGAATAAAATTGTCGAAGTTTGATAATGGTGAAAAAGTAGACTCAACTTTTTTCAAAAGTTTTGTAGGGAGTCTAAGGTATTTGACATGTACGAAATCAGATATACTCTTTGCAGTTGGAGTTGTAAGTCGCTTCATGGAAGCTCCTACCTCCACTCACATGAAGTCCACTAAAAGAATTCTTCGTTACCTAAAAGGTACGATCGACCTTGGActattttattcttcttctaATGATTTTAACCTTGTGGGATATTGTGATAGTGATTATACGGGAGATGTTGATGATAGAAAAAGCACATCTAGTTATGTGTTTTTCTTGGATGATTGTGTTATTTCTTGGAGTTCAAAAAAAAGCTGAAGACGTGGCAGCAACATCATGTACATGCCATGCTATTTGGTTCAGGAGATTATTGAAGGAACTCAATCTTCCATAAATTGAAAACACAATGATTTGTGTTGATAACAAATCTGCGCAAGCACTTGCCAAGATCCAGTGTGTCATGACTGGAGCAAGCATATAGACATAAGATATCATTTTATCCAAGAATGCATTGCCAAGAAAGAGGTAGAACTTAAGTATGTGAAATCTCATGATCAAGTTGCGATATCTTTACAAAGCTTCTCAAATTTGAAGATTTTCAGAGATTGAGATCAAGCCTtggaataaagaagaaaaaacaaaattaaggGAGAGATTTGTGAAAATCAAATGTTAGTGGGATTGGTAGCCACATTTGTTGAAATTAATAGTCAAATTTTGGTGAAAGTTGGTAGCCAAATTTTGTAGAAATTGGCTTCCACATTTGTTCAAATTGTTAGTCAAATATTGGTGAAAGTTGGCAACCTAACTTTGTAGAAATTGGTTGCCACATTTATGTCAATCAAGAGGTTCAAAAACTCTACAAAATAGAGTAGCAATTGAACATTTGAAAGAACACCAAAATAGGGAGAGCAATAGAGAGCATAAAGAGTAATCCACAAACTATTTCTTAGTTCGTGAGAAAATATTGTGGCAATAATATTTTAGTGAGTTGTGTGAATAAAAGAGTGGTGTTCTTATAAAATAGTAGTCATTTTTTGATACTATCAAGTTGtcattactattattgtatcatatttaccCCTTTATAATATTTGGTGTCATTGTTACTCTCTTGTTATTAACTACTATTTAGTGTGGATATTATCCTGAGTAAGATTATCATTTTCCCAACAATTAGCTCTTTCGAATTTTTTAACTTTCAAAGTGCGTCTCCAGTACTTCTAAGGTTTAGTATAGATAACGCATGTGCCAAATAAGGAACTTTAATTTGCAGAAGGCTGGTGTTTACATGTCTTTGCCTAAAGAGTGTAAATGAATTTTATCCTTGCGGTTCCAGATAGTTTAGACAGTTAGTACCGTTTGGTTTGCCGAGACAGCTTCTTTGCAAGCTGAGTTGTACATATCCATGGTTTGCCTTAGCTCTAGTTTTAATCGGCTCATCTCAGACTCCCACTGCATACAACAATTGATGAAGAATATATTACAAAAAATGgaactgttttttttttgtcatcATAATCAAAATAGTAAAGAGCGTCTATCAACCAGCAAATTTTGTGCTATTATGTATTGTATCATCATATTCACTTACCGCAGACGAGGAGCTACAATTGTCATTTACTGAAACTTGAGTGAAGTCAAGATTTTGGGTTGTGGCATCCACTGATCCACGGCTAAGAGGTCCAAATAGACCAGTATCATCGGACGGACAACTCCGGGTATATGAATTCTTTGGCTCTCTAGTATTAAAATCAAGACTGTCCATTGATGCATTAGATATTCCACTTTTAGGCATCATCTCAGGTCCAAAACTATTTTTCTCTGCCCTCATATATGCTGACCTGTTACGTGCATTAGTTTATTAATGCTCACACAAATAGAAATACCACCATCTTTGATAGATCATCAATGTATGCAGTTTTCAACTGTCAAACAATAACTCTAGATAAGCTAGTGTATACAACAAATAAAAGCGACTAGTGATCAAGATAATCGTTAAGGGCTGCAACAATTGTAGCAAATAATTTGCAGTTTAAAATCCGGGCACTGCTTTAACTTACTTTCAATTAGCGATGTTGGATAAGTTTGTTTATAAGGACAGACTATGACATCAcagtaaaatattttgaatcttAAAagaaacacacacaaaaaaagttTAGTGGCTTTGATTTTAACATCTTTAATTATTAATACTAAACTATTTGTTTACCAAGATGTCTATTAGAGTACACATCAcagtaaaatattttgaattttaaaagaaacacacacaaaaaaaatttagtGGCTTTGATTTTAACAtctttaataattaataataatctaTTTGTTTACCAAGATGTCTATTAGAGTACACACTGTTTGGAAATTACCAAGATAACTAGAACTAAATACAATGATTTGGAATTGCTTAAGATACATATTGCATAAGGTATGGCAAGTTCACTGGTGATTTTTGGGGTTTAATTCGGATACCAAGTAGCATCATGAGAAGTTGACGTGATATTTTTTGGTTAATCGATTCTTAAAGACAAGTATACTAACATTGACACAAATTTAATTCTGCTTTCATCGGCTAGTTTGACATTGCAGCAACCAATTCGGTAAAGTAGTATAGGAAGACTCGTACTAGCCTCTATAGCGATCCCAACTCAAGCTGAGAAGCACCCTCCACCCACTTTCATTTTTCGATGTGCTCCCAAGTTTGCTTGCCccatttaaagatatttttttgattCTCTCACCCAATCTCATGAGAAACAAGCTCAGTTGTCCTGCCTTAGGCTCAACGTTtaccaaatattttattaagtaAATCTCTCAAAGTTAGGGACAATAAGCAGGCAGTGCATGAGGTTTTCCtaagctcaaaaaaataaaaaagaagattgGCCAGATTACATCCTCAGTTATTTGGTACCTGGATATATCTTCTGGTTCAGAGTAATTACTTAGCCTAGCTGCTGACCATGGTTGGGAAGATGGTAGCCTTGCTGAAGAACTTGCAAGAGGTTTAGCTGCTGGTCTGACGGATTGTTGCTTGCCTTTTGAAATCACGTATACAGTACAATAATCTGGTGCAGCCTTGTTAACGATAGTTGGCACATCATGAGTCCAAAATTTCCtgcaaaaaaaatatcattaagaTATTTATCCACAATtcaaagggagaaaaaataaaattgattatAATAACCTGGAAAAAGCACTTCTTGATGATGCACCAAGAACGATGTTGGTGGCATGATAATTGTTGATATAGTCTAGAAGTCCCTTAGACACTGAAATATCCTCAATAATAACCTCTTTCACTGCTATCTTCACCCATCATTAGCAGTTACAGTTAGATTTAATCAACTTAATAAATTGATGTAATCCTAGTTTTTCAGTTATTTATTCAAAAGATATGATGTCTTGTGATCTTATAGAATTTTTAAAGGATGAGCAGtcttttaagtttttctcccaagtttttcatgtatatTAACCTTTTTTGCTAGGTCTTACAAGTTGTTTAAGTGCATTCAATGTGGCAAAATTGGCATCGAAGAATCGGGCATTTTGAGGAGAAAAGACAATATTTTCTAAGAAATGTTTTGAAAGATTCAAGGGAAAGAAAGATAGCATGATAACAAGATTATTAGAGAAAATTATGGGAAATGAAAGgaatagagaaagaaaaagagttaCAAGTTAAAGTATAAGATTAAGGATTATCCATCTATTCTGGTGAGTTGATTGGCGTACCCCTTTACGTGCAGAGTAAGCCCTGAAAGGTATAAAGACCTTATAAGTATCTTGATCACTTAATCCACGATTTGAATTTTGACCAGCACCATTACCACCAACCTCTACAAAGTAGCggaaatatcatcatcatcatcattaataataacaaataaataaaaaaataaagcatATATGTCATCAACATTCAATTAGGGAGGGTAGGGTACCTACGATTTGGTGAGTTCTTCATCCTAACATGTACCAAAACAAGCGTTGGATTGCTTATGACGAGATGATCAACCGCCCATTTGACAGCAGAGGGGCTGTGCTTGTCTTTATCAATGGCCACAACGATGCTACCCTCAtcggcttgaattgttgaaggcaTTTTCAAACTTGTTCACGGAAAAAAGAAGCCAAACAAATTATATTATGGTGAAGGAAAATTGTGTTTACTCTATTTGTGCGGAATAATATTCCGAAGAAGGATTCATTGAACCCCTTCAAACTCAAAATTATCACCTTTTCCTTTCAGATTCTGAATGGAGAAATGGTAGAAGAGGAACAAAACAAAACAGGCCTACTCATTTCTACGTGGAATTAACAGTGCAAATCCAAGCAATAAATGTTATTGGTATTACCAAAACATTCTATTGCCGCCAAAAATGGTTTCTCATTTCCTCCCTACGTTCGTGTTTGACCAAAGGAAGAAACATTTTGGTCCAACTTCAACATCAATCAAACAATCACGGATATTAGGAAAAACAGTGTATTTATTAGTTtccatattattaattttttatttgatattttttatttatttatgtatagCTAATTCAACTATtaagtatatattatatttggtattattttatgtattagcTAGAGAAAAAGATATATGACTAAATAATTAAtggaatataaaaataaatcaatcttTACTAATAAGAAATTTCTTATTGATCTACCATAAATTTTTACTATGGATAAATGACTTATTAGAATTTGCAAAACTACATTTGCCAATGAAAATTCTTTTACATCCttaataaatgaaaatatttcCACCTTTGTTCACTTGAAAATAAAAGCCTAAACATTCGATATAACACCTCTTTAAATAAAGTGTATTATTatactatttttaaaatgaaacaTACTTTAAATAACAATTCAGACATTAAAAAACATATGATATACTACACAATAAGAAGGAAACATTGGTTTGAGAAATTAATTTCACACAATTTTAAGACTTTAGTAACACTTGTAATaaccctccaagtcatttttaaaataaagcattcatttcatcGTCTAGAGTGTTCTTGTACcgacctcaagtcatttatgacttgttggcaatgaatgttcggtcgcctggtcgtttatttgggttttaggcccgtattcctgttttggagcttttataacttaaaatattgaCCTCGGTCATTACTTTAGATAAATGACCTCAAAACAGAATTTTGAGGGTTcaatcagctccggaatgaccaaactAGGccagtagcatggtcggcacgaGTATCGAGCAATTGGTACGGATTTGAGCTCTTTTGgtgctttagcctttgaaatttgacctaagattgattttggtcaacattctcaAAAAACGTGCTCAGATAAAAATTCCATTAGTGCGATTAGTTttgaaatatcgaatttggtctaaaatgacccttcattcgctttttgagatttttagacTAATCCTAAGGCTCGTTGTGGAGATTGGCTCAAAATGCCAaaccacttttcattaaaataacctcttataaaaattttgaatgtgtcattgagtctagaacgtCGATTTGGTGGGGtaacatatctcatttgcacacACAAGGTTCCGAACAAATTTTGAGTACCCTGTTAGAGTTTTGGACTTGGACAAAATGTGGTGTTGCAGCTAATGCTGGTGCCGACCACCATGTCCTTCGTGTTCGCGAGGCTTTGGGCCGCGATCCCAAGGGTCCAACCCCTTGTGCTTCTCGATCGTGAGGGGTAAACTTCGTGTGGCTCGCGATGAGATCACGATGAGCAATTTCACTTGGTCTTTTATTTAAAGACCAAACGAGTACCATCCTTTTttcaaaaacttcaaattcCCATACTCTCTCAATTCTCAACCAAATTTGATAATTCGAAGTGTTGTGCATCTAGAATTGTCGTGGCGGCGTGGGTTAGTGTTCGAAAAGTATTGGAGACTCGTATTTCAAGGTAAATTAACATAAATACCTAATGTCCCCTGTTATACCCtattttaactcgaggtcaaacggtgtacaacatattgatgattcctaaattatttaattttaaggagtcgccacctaattattttaaaggta
This Solanum dulcamara chromosome 8, daSolDulc1.2, whole genome shotgun sequence DNA region includes the following protein-coding sequences:
- the LOC129900407 gene encoding U-box domain-containing protein 35-like, with protein sequence MPSTIQADEGSIVVAIDKDKHSPSAVKWAVDHLVISNPTLVLVHVRMKNSPNQVGGNGAGQNSNRGLSDQDTYKVFIPFRAYSARKGIAVKEVIIEDISVSKGLLDYINNYHATNIVLGASSRSAFSRKFWTHDVPTIVNKAAPDYCTVYVISKGKQQSVRPAAKPLASSSARLPSSQPWSAARLSNYSEPEDISRSAYMRAEKNSFGPEMMPKSGISNASMDSLDFNTREPKNSYTRSCPSDDTGLFGPLSRGSVDATTQNLDFTQVSVNDNCSSSSAWESEMSRLKLELRQTMDMYNSACKEAVSANQTVLTAKELHQWKVEEASRFKQARISEEAALAMAEMEKAKGRAAVEAAQKSQRLAEIEAKRRKYAELKAKRETEEKNLALNDLSRNDICYRKYTIEEIEITTKSFSNSEKIGEGGYGPVYKGRLDHTPVAIKVLRSDAAQGMQQFKQEVQVLGLMRHPNMVLLLGACPEYGCLVYEFMNNGSLEDRLFRKGNTPPIPWEIRFKIAAEIATGLLFLHQAKPEPLVHRDLKPGNILLDSNYACKISDVGLARLVPPSVADCVTQYHMTSAAGTFCYIDPEYQQTGKLGTKSDIYSLGVMLLQIITARPPMGLTHHVERAIENGTFADILDPTVPNWPLEEALNYAKLSLKCAELRKKDRPDLGSVILPELNRLKELGISCMPSPGNSLNTI